The genomic stretch GCTTCCATATCCAGCGAGCTTCTGACCAGATCGGCCAGGGCGTCGTAGTGTTTATCCTTGTCCAATGGGGCGTCATAGACACGTTCCGGCAAACCTTTGCGTTTGCGCAGGTTGTTCATCAGACCGCGCCGGAATCCGTGGCTCAGGAAGATGCCGTGGATGTAGCTGCCGATGACGGTGCCGCTTTCGTTGATGCTGCCGTCGACGTAATCCGCCGGGCCTTCCTGGGTCTCGTTGATGTGGAACGGGTGATGCGGGCTCACGGTGCGGCCCATGTGGATCTCGTAGCCGGTGAGAACCTCACCTTTAAGCCCGGCCAGCAAGCCGCGGTCGTCGGTGATGACGCCCTTGACCTGGGTGGTGGCTTTTTCACGGGCGAAGGTGGTCTCGGCGTCGATCAGCCCCAGTCCCTCCACGGTATCATGGTCCGACTCAACATGGTCCGGATCATGGATGACCTTGCCCAGCATCTGATAGCCGCCGCAGGCGCCGAAAACCGGCGTGCCAGCTTTGGCTTTCTTTATCACTGCATCGGCGACGCCGGACTGGCGAATAGCCTGAAGGTCCGGCACCGTCGTCTTGGAGCCGGGGATGATGATAAGGTCAGGATTGCCCAGTTCATCGGGGCGGGTGATATATCTCAAGTGGGCACCGTCTTCAGCCAGCGCGTCGAAATCATCGTAGTTGGAGATGCGTGGACTGCGGATGATGGCGATATCGAGGTCCGCCTCCGCCGAGGCATCATGGCGCTCATCGAGATATACAGAATCTTCCTGCGCCAGGAGGATGTCACGGTAGAACGGGACTACGCCCAGCACCGGCACCTTGGTCCGGTTCTCCAGGTAATCATTGGCATCTTTAATAAGACTCACGTCGCCGCGAAACTTGTTGATGATGAAGCCCTTGACCAGCTTCCGTTCTTCCTCGTCTAGTATCTCCATGGTGCCGACAAAGGATGCATAAACGCCGCCGCGATCGATATCACCGGCTAGAAGTACAGGGGATTTCGCGAGTTTGGCGATCCGCATGTTTGCAATCTCGCGTGCCTTCAGGTTTATCTCAGCCGGGGACCCCGCGCCTTCGATGACGATGACATCATATCTTTCGCGAAGGTAATCCAATGATTCCTTGACTTTTTCCAACAGAAACATGGTATGTTGATAGTATTCCTTCGCCGAGGTGGTGTCGTAAACCTTTCCGTGAAGGACGATCTGAGCTCTGGAATTACTCTCCGGTTTGAGCAGCACAGGGTTCATGTGGATGCTGGGGGCGATACCGGCAGCCTCCGCCTGCATGGCCTGAGCGCGGCCGATCTCGCCGCCCTCGGGCGTTACAAAGGCGTTCAGAGCCATATTTTGTCCCTTGAAGGGGGCGACCTTGTAGCCGTCCTGCTTGAAGATGCGGCACAGAGCGGCGACGAGGACGCTTTTGCCAACGTTGGAGGAGGTTCCCTGAATCATAATTATTTTTGTCATAGGGTTATTATACCAGCACCGGATTGCCAAAATATACCGCATACTCGGAAATTACAAATCTCAAGCTCCAAATCTCAAATATTTAACTAATCCCGCGATATTGCCAAAGGGATAATCAGGGGTTAAACTAAAACCATGACTGAAAAAGCCGCCGACATCAACGAAACCATAAAACACCTCAAGAAGAACTACCCCA from Dehalogenimonas sp. THU2 encodes the following:
- a CDS encoding cobyric acid synthase, producing MTKIIMIQGTSSNVGKSVLVAALCRIFKQDGYKVAPFKGQNMALNAFVTPEGGEIGRAQAMQAEAAGIAPSIHMNPVLLKPESNSRAQIVLHGKVYDTTSAKEYYQHTMFLLEKVKESLDYLRERYDVIVIEGAGSPAEINLKAREIANMRIAKLAKSPVLLAGDIDRGGVYASFVGTMEILDEEERKLVKGFIINKFRGDVSLIKDANDYLENRTKVPVLGVVPFYRDILLAQEDSVYLDERHDASAEADLDIAIIRSPRISNYDDFDALAEDGAHLRYITRPDELGNPDLIIIPGSKTTVPDLQAIRQSGVADAVIKKAKAGTPVFGACGGYQMLGKVIHDPDHVESDHDTVEGLGLIDAETTFAREKATTQVKGVITDDRGLLAGLKGEVLTGYEIHMGRTVSPHHPFHINETQEGPADYVDGSINESGTVIGSYIHGIFLSHGFRRGLMNNLRKRKGLPERVYDAPLDKDKHYDALADLVRSSLDMEAVYRILDEGVEA